A section of the Triticum dicoccoides isolate Atlit2015 ecotype Zavitan chromosome 7A, WEW_v2.0, whole genome shotgun sequence genome encodes:
- the LOC119332317 gene encoding MADS-box transcription factor 25-like, producing MGRGKIAIERIDNTTNRQVTFSKRRGGLMKKARELAILCDADLALIVFSSTGRLYDFASSSGMEAILERYQEAKEEHCGVLNPTSEAKLWQREVTTLRQQVQNLQHNNRQLLGEELSGTTVRDLQFLVNQVEMSLHSVRKRKEQIMAAEIHELNQKGFLIQKENIELGKKLSIAHEHNIELQKKLSGAMASSEQQAGGSTSKAAAGLLLSTRVREPNIDLELRQQEHEDE from the exons atggggaGGGGAAAGATTGCGATTGAGAGGATCGACAACACAACGAACCGGCAGGTGACCTTCTCCAAGCGCCGCGGAGGGCTGATGAAGAAGGCCCGGGAGCTTGCCATCCTCTGTGACGCCGATCTCGCGCTCATCGTCTTCTCCAGCACGGGTCGCCTCTACGACTTCGCGAGCTCCAG CGGAATGGAGGCAATACTAGAGCGGTACCAGGAGGCGAAAGAGGAGCACTGCGGAGTGTTGAATCCAACATCTGAGGCAAAG TTATGGCAGAGGGAGGTTACAACCTTGAGGCAGCAAGTGCAGAACTTACAACATAATAATAG GCAACTCTTGGGAGAGGAGCTATCTGGTACCACTGTTCGAGATTTGCAGTTTCTGGTGAACCAAGTTGAGATGAGCTTACATTCCGTAAGAAAGAGGAAG GAGCAAATTATGGCTGCGGAGATCCACGAACTCAACCAAAAG GGATTTCTTATTCAGAAGGAAAATATAGAGCTTGGTAAGAAATTGAGCATTGCTCATGAGCACAACATAGAGTTACAGAAGAAG CTTTCCGGGGCCATGGCATCGAGTGAGCAGCAAGCCGGTGGAAGCACCTCAAAAGCTGCTGCCGGGTTATTGTTGTCGACTAGAGTACGTGAACCAAATATCGACCTTGAGTTGCGCCAGCAGGAGCATGAGGATGAATAA